In Hevea brasiliensis isolate MT/VB/25A 57/8 chromosome 13, ASM3005281v1, whole genome shotgun sequence, a single genomic region encodes these proteins:
- the LOC110635061 gene encoding homocysteine S-methyltransferase 1 — MRVESTTTLLEDLVEKAGGSAVIDGGFATQLERHGAAINNPLWSALCLIKDPDLIKRVHLEYLEAGADVLITSSYQATLPGFASQGLSIEEGEFLLKKSVKLAVEARDKFWDAVKSNPVHRYNRALVAASIGSYGAYLADGSEYSGLYGPDVNLEKLKDFHRHRLQVLVEAGPDLLAFETIPNKLEAKAFVELLEEENINIPSWICFSTVDGENAPSGESFQECLEMINKSNKVNAVGINCAPPHFIESLICKFKKLTEKLIIVYPNSGEVWDCRAKRWLPSTCFADDKFEMSATRWHELGASLIGGCCRTTPSTIRAISKVLKERE; from the exons ATGAGAGTGGAGAGCACAACCACATTGCTGGAGGATCTGGTAGAGAAGGCCGGCGGCTCTGCCGTCATCGATGGTGGTTTTGCCACCCAGCTCGAGAGACACGGCGCCGCCATTAACAACCCTCTTTGGAGCGCTCTTTGTTTGATCAAAGATCCAGACCTGATCAAAAGG GTTCACTTGGAATATTTGGAGGCTGGTGCAGACGTTTTGATCACTTCTTCTTACCAG GCTACTCTTCCTGGATTTGCATCCCAGGGATTGTCCATTGAAGAAGGAGAGTTCTTACTAAAGAAGAGCGTTAAATTGGCTGTTGAAGCCCGTGATAAGTTCTGGGATGCAGTGAAAAGTAATCCTGTACATAGATATAACCGAGCTTTGGTTGCAGCCTCCATTGGAAGCTATGGAGCTTATCTTGCTGATGGATCAGAGTACAG TGGACTGTATGGGCCAGACGTGAATCTGGAAAAGCTCAAGGATTTTCATCGACACAGATTGCAAGTTCTTGTGGAAGCAGGTCCTGATCTATTGGCCTTTGAGACAATTCCCAATAAACTAGAAGCAAAG GCCTTTGTTGAGTTGCTTGAAGAAGAAAACATCAACATTCCATCCTGGATTTGCTTCAGCACAGTGGACGGTGAGAATGCACCATCTGGGGAGAGTTTTCAAGAGTGCCTTGAAATGATAAACAAGAGCAACAAAGTAAATGCAGTTGGAATTAACTGTGCCCCTCCCCATTTTATTGAAAGTCTCAT ATGCAAATTTAAGAAG TTGACTGAGAAGTTGATAATTGTGTATCCCAACAGCGGTGAGGTTTGGGATTGCAGAGCTAAAAGATGGCTG CCATCAACTTGTTTTGCTGATGACAAATTTGAGATGTCTGCAACACGATGGCATGAGTTAGGAGCTAGCCTTATTGGAGGCTGTTGTCGAACCACACCTTCTACCATTCGAGCCATTTCAAAGGTTTTGAAAGAAAGAGAGTGA
- the LOC110635077 gene encoding zinc finger protein CONSTANS-LIKE 6 — MISKKNVANAVGGKTARACDSCIRKRARWYCAADDAFLCQVCDSSVHSANHLAHRHKRVRLKTASFKSLDLVPKENCAPSWHHGFTRKARTPRHGKPVSHSKIEKKLRNPIPLVPEVGSDEISHGENEEEQLLYRVPVFDPFVAQLCNSTTISNNEAETTTAADNDSDQTVADANGIESKASLGAGGKEFESLHGFLPSDMDLAEFAADVESLLGRGLENESVGMEELGIVGCKEQKELQREYYVGRGMVKLEDEREGIEKEEEAVRDCYVDTDETEMAREPPFELSFDYDSATCGEEDEKVGTGERDLKNNEEYEDDGENLKKKKKKRKILLKLDYEAVITAWASQGSPWTTGNRPDIDPDECWPEYWMGICGAELHHDGYGDHTTSVGVQHPTMADGGREARVSRYREKRRTRLFSKKIRYEVRKLNAEKRPRMKGRFVKKASFAGP; from the exons ATGATTTCAAAAAAAAATGTGGCCAACGCCGTTGGTGGCAAAACGGCTAGAGCCTGTGACAGTTGTATAAGGAAGCGGGCTAGATGGTACTGTGCAGCCGATGATGCATTTCTTTGCCAAGTTTGTGATTCCTCAGTGCACTCCGCTAACCATTTAGCTCACAGACACAAAAGGGTTCGTTTAAAGACTGCCTCTTTTAAATCTTTGGACCTTGTTCCCAAGGAGAATTGTGCGCCATCATGGCACCATGGGTTCACAAGAAAGGCCAGGACACCGCGACATGGAAAGCCTGTGTCTCATTCAAAAAtcgaaaaaaaattaaggaatccTATTCCTCTTGTTCCTGAAGTGGGTTCAGACGAGATATCTCATGGAGAGAACGAAGAGGAGCAGCTACTGTACAGGGTTCCAGTCTTCGACCCATTTGTTGCTCAGCTATGCAATTCAACAACCatctcaaataatgaagcagaaacGACTACTGCTGCTGATAATGATTCTGATCAGACAGTTGCTGACGCTAACGGAATCGAATCGAAGGCTTCGTTAGGTGCCGGAGGAAAGGAATTTGAGAGTCTACATGGTTTTCTCCCATCCGATATGGATCTTGCAGAGTTTGCGGCGGATGTGGAGAGCTTGCTCGGTAGGGGTCTTGAAAATGAGTCTGTTGGGATGGAAGAACTGGGGATTGTGGGTTGTAAAGAACAGAAGGAGTTGCAGAGAGAGTATTATGTAGGAAGGGGAATGGTGAAGCTTGAAGACGAACGGGAAGGgatagaaaaggaagaagaagctgTAAGGGACTGCTATGTCGATACTGATGAGACTGAAATGGCAAGAGAACCGCCTTTTGAGTTGAGCTTTGACTACGATTCTGCAACATGTGGAGAGGAAGATGAAAAGGTAGGGACTGGAGAGAGAGACTTAAAGAACAATGAAGAATACGAAGATGATGGTGAAAacttgaagaagaaaaagaagaagagaaagatacTACTAAAGTTAGATTATGAGGCAGTTATAACAGCTTGGGCAAGCCAAGGGTCTCCTTGGACCACAGGCAACCGGCCAGACATCGACCCCGACGAATGTTGGCCGGAGTACTGGATG GGTATTTGTGGAGCTGAACTTCACCACGATGGTTATGGAGATCATACAACCAGTGTAGGGGTACAGCACCCTACAATGGCAGACGGAGGTAGAGAAGCAAGAGTGTCGAGGTACAGAGAGAAGCGGAGAACAAGGTTGTTCTCCAAGAAAATAAGATACGAGGTGAGGAAATTGAATGCGGAGAAAAGGCCCAGAATGAAAGGTAGATTTGTGAAGAAGGCAAGTTTTGCAGGTCCTTGA